In Thermocrinis sp., the DNA window AAGTTTGGTGAAATTTCCACATGATAGCCCTCTGGCTTTATTCTTTACTTTTGTGGAGGATTTTTAGAACAGCCTCTCGGTATGGACACAAAAGTATTATAATATTTTCGAAATATCCAGCAGGGAGGTTCGAAATGAAGGAATACATCAGCATAATTTTAGTTCAGCATGAAGGAAAACCTCCCAAGACTATTAGGATCCGCAAAAGTTATCTCAAGGCTTTTTTTATGTTTGTTAGCATCTATATCTTTGCATCCTTAATGGCTTACACCTTCAGTTTATCCCTGCTCTCCTACAAGCTTCATCTAAAGGCTCGTGTGGAGGAGCTTGAAGAAGAAAACAGAGAAATTATCCAGAAAAGGAAAGAACTTGATAGGGAAAAACATCTGCTGGCACAAAAGCTAAGGTCTTTAGAAGCTCGTTTGTTGGAGATAGAATCCTATCTTTCTCAGAGGGGTATTAAAAAAGCAGCCGTTGGCGGACCAAGCTATCAGGGGACAAGCTACTTAGACCTTTCACGCATAGAGTTTCTTGAAAAGAGGGCAGAAGCGATCATCACGGAGATCAGGAGTATTCCCTTAGGCTACCCTGTTTATGGGAAAATAAACTCTCACGTAGGGTGGAGAAAGAATCCTTTTGGAAGGGGGTATGAGTTTCACACTGGCATTGACATAGATGCTCCTATAGGTGCGCAGGTTAGGGCTACCGCAGATGGTGTGGTTGTTTTTGCAGGCAGGTATGCAGACTATGGCAATACAGTCATACTTAAACATCCTTCCGGCTATACTACTCTCTATGCTCATTTGTCAAAAATTGAGGTAAAGGAAGGCAAAGAGGTCAAAGCTGGTCAAGTTCTGGGAAGGGTTGGTTCTACAGGAAGAAGCACGGGACCCCATCTTCACTATGAGGTGATACGGGATGGAAAACATTTAAACCCTATAAATTTTCTGGTTTTAAAATAGCCAAAAAGGAGGTTTAACATGTTTGGTGGGAAGAGGAAAGAGCAAGGTGTAGATCAGGAGATTAAGACATTAATAGGTGCGGGGACGATTTTTGAAGGCAACATTACGATCTCAGAAGGGCTCACGCGAATAGATGGGGAAATCGTGGGGAACATCACTGGCAACGGTGGGCTCATAATAGGAGAAAGCGGAAATGTTAAAGGAGATATAAACGTGGAGAGCTTGATCGTATACGGAAGGGTATTGGGAAACATAAAGGCTAAAAGTGTGGAACTGAAACGAGGTTCTAAAGTTTCTGGAAAGCTTGAAATTTTGGAGCTTTACGTAGAAAAAGGGGCATTTTACAACGGCGAGTGTAGGATGACAGAAGGAGGAACGAACGTTTAATGCACTACATAAAGCACATCGGAGATAAAACACACACCACCGTATTTTTTTAGGTAAGGCACTATGCCATGCGCTAACCTGTTGGCAGTTTCCTCATCGCAGACGGTAAAAACGTAGCTGTTTTTAAAGGTATCTGTGATCTCGTCGCCCCTCATCAGACCGCGCTCTCCAAGCCCTAAGGCATCTTCTATGACCGTGTAGCCTTTGACCCCCTGCTGTTCCAAAAACTCAAGGATCTTCCTTAGGTAGGTCTTGTTGATAACGATCTCCACCTTCTTCTGTGCGATCATATCTATTACCCCCACAGGAAGTTTACCGCAGAGTAGTATATAGGAATACCAAAAATTATGTTAAAGGGAAAGGTGATGGCCAAAGACATGGTTACATATATGCTTGGGTTTGCCTCCGGTATGGAGAGCCTTAGGGCTGCTGGCACCGCTATGTAGGATGCGCTGGCACAGAGAATAGAAAACATAAAGGCATTACCCTTTTCAAAGCCGAAGAATTTGGCAAGCGAGATGGCAAGCATGGCATTAAAGATAGGAACCATTATGCCAAAGGCTAAGAGAAAGCCGCCCACCTTCTTTATGGCTCCCAACTGCCTTGCGGCAACCAACCCCATATCCAGCAAGAAAAAGGCAAGCATAGGCTTAAAAAGGTCGCCAAAGAAGGGCTCCATCGTCTTCCAACCTTTTTCTCCTACCAAAAGCCCTATAACCATAGAACCCACCAACAAAAGCACGGAACCATTAAAGAAGGATTCCCTCAAAAGCTCACCCCACTCTATCCTTTCTTTTGCATTGTCGTTTCTGGCAAAGATAGAAACCAGTATAAGACCTATTATTATGGCGGGGGATTCCATAAGGGCCATTGCCGCCACCATAAAGCCATCGTAATGCACCCCTACGGCGTTCAAAAAGGTGCCCGCGGTTACAAAGGTTACCGCACTGATGGAGCCATAGGTGGCCGCTATCGCTGCAGCGTTATAAACGTCCAACTTGAGCCTTAGAATAAAGAAGGTGTATATTGGGACCAAAACCGCCATAAACATAGCCAAGGATAAAACAAGCAAAATGTCTAAGCCAAAGCCTCCACTGTGCAGTTTATACCCACCCTGAAGACCGATGGAGATAAGCAAAAAAAGAGAAAAGAATTTTGGCAGAGGTTGGGGCACATCTAAATCCGATTTTACGAAAACCGCCAACATACCAAGGAAAAAAAACAGAATGGGAGGGTTTAACACGTTCTGCAGAATAAGGTCTATATTTATGGGCATATTTTTACCTCCTCAAGGTCTATACCGAAACCTTCAGAGGGTTTTCGCTTATGAATACCACAAAGCTTTCCCCTTTGTAGGTGGGGACCTCCTCTCCCATCTCAAAGGTCCCAAAGACGTAATTTACAAAGAAGGGATAGGGTGCGTGCTTTAGCCTTACGATACCCTTTGCCCTTATTACGTCCTTGGGAAGGTTTTTGAATAACCCCACCAAATTCTTGTATTCAAAGGGTTCTTTGTAAAACTCCACCCGTTGGGTGTAGGGGTGGTGATGATGGTGATCATCCTCTTCGGCGAGCTCCAAGAGTTTGTTGAGAGATAAAGCACCTACGAAGACTTCTTCGGGCAAGGTCCCGTAGGAAGTTCTGTAAAGTCTTAGCTCCTTGAAGAGCTTTTCGCCCGTAAAGGCATTCCTCACCGCGTAGCTCTCCCAAAGTTCAAAGACCTTATCCTCAAGTTTTTTGAGCTCTTCTTCAGAAACCAAGTCTATTTTGTTTATGACCGCTATGTTGGAGCCCCCCAGTTGATAGAGGGCAGTGCTCTCGGAGCTGTATCTTTCAAAGTTTTTGGCATCTATTACGCATAGAACCCCATCCACCGAAAAGCCCAAACTTTTGAGGCTAAACATCACCGGGAAGGGCTCTGCAGAACCCGAGGTTTCCACAAAGAGCACCTCAGGTTCATACTTCTCCCTTATCTCCTTTATAGCCTTTTCAAACTCTGCGTGCAAACTGCAACAAATACACCCCTCGGGCAACTCCAAAACGCTGGAATAGGTGTTTTGTATGATCTTCCCATCTACTCCCACATCTCCCAGCTCATTGACAATAACTGCCACCTTTTTTCCCTTAAAGTGTGTCCTCGCAGAGTTTATCAAAAGAGTAGTTTTACCACTACCCAAAAAGCCAGTTATGACAAAGGCGGGAGTCATTACTCACCACCGTATTCTACCGAGTCTATCTCTTCCAAAAATTGCTCAATCTGGAAAGTTACGAAGTTAGCAAGATCCTTTACGTCTTTCTCCCAATATTCCTTGTCTATGTCTATTCTCTTTTCGTGCACGCTGTGTCCTTCAACTACGTATCTAACGGTTAAGTAAGGAACTCCACAGGATTCATCAAAGCAGACTTCCAGATCTACATCAGGATTTGCCATGTTTCTTTCCACTTCTTCAGCCAACTGTTCAAACTTTTGCTTAATATCTTCCATAGTTTATTCCCCCGAAGTCATCATAACCATCTGTATGCAGTTTCTCTTTAGAAGGTTAGAGCATACATAAACGCATATGGCACAGCCTTTACATCTGGAATAATTTACCCAAGCGGTGTGCTTAGAACTTTCATACATAAGCGTGTTTGGCTCTGGGCAAAAGAGCACACACTGCTTGCAGTTATACTTTGCACATTCAGCTTCATTTACCTCCGCCACATAGTACATACCTCAGGCCACCTCCAATGAGTTTTAACGTGTGTAAGCTTCCTCTTCCACCCAACCCCTTTCTTCTGCAATCCTAAACGCCTCCCTTATGACCTGCATATTCTTTTCAAGTAGCTCCATTTTCTTCTTAAACTTTTTCTCTATTGCACTGTCAAGGGCTGTGGTCCCCCCAGAGGCAACGAAGGTATTACCTAAGAATCTTTCTCTAACCGCTTGCTCTATGTGCTCAAAACCAACTATCCTAGTTATACCAAAAAAGAGTCCTATCATAGCCATATTCGTCGCAAGCTCCGT includes these proteins:
- a CDS encoding sodium-dependent bicarbonate transport family permease, which translates into the protein MNIDLILQNVLNPPILFFFLGMLAVFVKSDLDVPQPLPKFFSLFLLISIGLQGGYKLHSGGFGLDILLVLSLAMFMAVLVPIYTFFILRLKLDVYNAAAIAATYGSISAVTFVTAGTFLNAVGVHYDGFMVAAMALMESPAIIIGLILVSIFARNDNAKERIEWGELLRESFFNGSVLLLVGSMVIGLLVGEKGWKTMEPFFGDLFKPMLAFFLLDMGLVAARQLGAIKKVGGFLLAFGIMVPIFNAMLAISLAKFFGFEKGNAFMFSILCASASYIAVPAALRLSIPEANPSIYVTMSLAITFPFNIIFGIPIYYSAVNFLWG
- a CDS encoding GTP-binding protein, which codes for MTPAFVITGFLGSGKTTLLINSARTHFKGKKVAVIVNELGDVGVDGKIIQNTYSSVLELPEGCICCSLHAEFEKAIKEIREKYEPEVLFVETSGSAEPFPVMFSLKSLGFSVDGVLCVIDAKNFERYSSESTALYQLGGSNIAVINKIDLVSEEELKKLEDKVFELWESYAVRNAFTGEKLFKELRLYRTSYGTLPEEVFVGALSLNKLLELAEEDDHHHHHPYTQRVEFYKEPFEYKNLVGLFKNLPKDVIRAKGIVRLKHAPYPFFVNYVFGTFEMGEEVPTYKGESFVVFISENPLKVSV
- a CDS encoding ferredoxin oxidoreductase produces the protein MYYVAEVNEAECAKYNCKQCVLFCPEPNTLMYESSKHTAWVNYSRCKGCAICVYVCSNLLKRNCIQMVMMTSGE
- a CDS encoding P-II family nitrogen regulator translates to MIAQKKVEIVINKTYLRKILEFLEQQGVKGYTVIEDALGLGERGLMRGDEITDTFKNSYVFTVCDEETANRLAHGIVPYLKKYGGVCFISDVLYVVH
- a CDS encoding M23 family metallopeptidase, translating into MFVSIYIFASLMAYTFSLSLLSYKLHLKARVEELEEENREIIQKRKELDREKHLLAQKLRSLEARLLEIESYLSQRGIKKAAVGGPSYQGTSYLDLSRIEFLEKRAEAIITEIRSIPLGYPVYGKINSHVGWRKNPFGRGYEFHTGIDIDAPIGAQVRATADGVVVFAGRYADYGNTVILKHPSGYTTLYAHLSKIEVKEGKEVKAGQVLGRVGSTGRSTGPHLHYEVIRDGKHLNPINFLVLK
- a CDS encoding polymer-forming cytoskeletal protein; the protein is MFGGKRKEQGVDQEIKTLIGAGTIFEGNITISEGLTRIDGEIVGNITGNGGLIIGESGNVKGDINVESLIVYGRVLGNIKAKSVELKRGSKVSGKLEILELYVEKGAFYNGECRMTEGGTNV